In Vagococcus luciliae, one genomic interval encodes:
- a CDS encoding WxL domain-containing protein: MKARKIYSTALLAVLGVSTLGAPLLASAEAGSLTSKGSVKVEEGTAGGTDTPTVDPENPGETLPDPDPDSPGENKNPDTGSLVLERTTDLNFGTIKTSANDVEAFAAPVTFNDKAKTRGAYVQWADVRAGGTYGYTVQAQLTKQFTSGANVLKGATLDFSNGMVAAQAQTNDSTAMSQAVPGNVKNAFTLTDTDGAEGPAVTVVTADKTAKEGKGRLTMEFGQSADSKTGTPSTDDKSVKLTVPAATATDMVKGDYEAEVKWSIVAAE, translated from the coding sequence ATGAAAGCAAGAAAAATTTATTCAACAGCTCTATTAGCAGTTTTAGGCGTATCAACTTTAGGCGCTCCTTTATTGGCATCAGCTGAAGCAGGATCTTTAACATCTAAAGGTTCAGTAAAAGTTGAAGAAGGTACTGCCGGTGGTACTGATACACCAACAGTCGATCCAGAAAATCCTGGTGAAACTTTACCAGATCCAGATCCAGACTCACCAGGTGAAAACAAAAACCCTGATACAGGATCTCTTGTTCTTGAAAGAACTACAGACTTAAACTTTGGAACAATCAAAACATCAGCAAACGATGTAGAAGCTTTTGCTGCACCAGTAACATTTAATGACAAAGCTAAAACTCGTGGTGCTTATGTACAATGGGCTGACGTTCGTGCCGGTGGTACTTACGGATACACAGTGCAAGCTCAATTAACAAAACAATTCACATCAGGTGCTAATGTATTAAAAGGAGCAACACTTGACTTTTCAAATGGTATGGTAGCAGCACAAGCCCAAACAAATGATAGCACAGCTATGAGTCAAGCAGTACCTGGTAACGTTAAAAATGCTTTCACATTAACTGATACAGATGGAGCAGAAGGTCCTGCTGTCACTGTTGTAACAGCTGATAAAACAGCTAAAGAAGGTAAAGGTCGTCTTACTATGGAATTTGGTCAAAGTGCTGATTCTAAGACAGGTACTCCTTCAACAGATGACAAATCTGTTAAATTAACTGTTCCTGCTGCAACAGCAACTGACATGGTTAAAGGTGACTATGAAGCAGAAGTAAAATGGTCAATTGTAGCTGCTGAATAA
- a CDS encoding WxL domain-containing protein, translating to MKKRTFYSTALLAILGVSTLGAPLLASAEAGQLTSKGSVKVEEGTAGGTDQPTVDPEDPTKPLPDPDPDSPGENKNPDTGSLALERTTDLNFGTIKTSANDVEAFAAPMSFDSGAKTRGAYVQWADVRAGGTYGYTVTAQLTKQFTSGENVLKGSTIDFSNGIIAAQSQTNDATASSKVLPSNVLTNFQLADNDGKGGGAPAVTVVTADKTKKEGKGRFVMEFGQSKDYNAQGADKAADAKSVKLTVPAATATDMVKGDYEAEVTWKIIAAE from the coding sequence ATGAAAAAAAGAACTTTTTATTCAACAGCTTTATTGGCAATTTTAGGAGTATCAACTTTAGGCGCTCCTTTATTGGCATCAGCTGAAGCAGGACAATTAACATCTAAAGGTTCAGTAAAAGTGGAAGAAGGTACTGCCGGTGGGACAGATCAACCAACAGTTGACCCGGAAGATCCTACTAAACCATTACCAGATCCAGATCCAGACTCACCAGGTGAAAACAAAAACCCTGATACAGGATCTCTTGCTCTTGAAAGAACAACAGATTTAAACTTTGGTACAATCAAAACATCAGCAAACGATGTGGAAGCTTTTGCAGCACCAATGTCATTTGACAGTGGCGCTAAAACACGTGGTGCTTATGTACAATGGGCTGACGTTCGTGCAGGGGGTACTTATGGCTACACAGTGACTGCTCAATTGACAAAACAATTCACTTCAGGTGAAAATGTGTTAAAAGGTTCAACCATTGATTTTTCAAATGGTATCATTGCCGCACAATCACAAACAAATGACGCTACAGCTTCAAGTAAAGTGTTACCATCAAACGTGTTAACCAACTTCCAATTGGCTGACAATGATGGTAAAGGTGGAGGTGCTCCCGCTGTCACAGTGGTAACAGCTGATAAAACGAAAAAAGAAGGTAAAGGTCGTTTTGTTATGGAATTTGGTCAAAGTAAAGACTATAATGCTCAAGGTGCAGACAAAGCAGCAGATGCTAAATCTGTTAAGTTAACTGTCCCAGCTGCAACAGCAACCGACATGGTTAAAGGTGATTATGAAGCTGAAGTAACTTGGAAAATTATCGCTGCTGAATAA
- a CDS encoding DUF916 and DUF3324 domain-containing protein yields the protein MRGKLRVCYRSLLLIGIMLLSLSMTSFAADDQEATTGFNYKVNYPDSQEDKSLGYFKLMLKPGQKQDVSITFNNPGKEKIVVSADINSAKTNQNGVIEYGKSTLEKDKSLKYDLKDVMKGPDKVELAAGETKDVSYTITMPKEAYEGVIAGGIELQKENQKGTASEQGGTRIINKYAYVIGVVLQEDTKDVPPELKLNKVAAGQSNYRNAIFVNFSNIMPSYVNDMTTEVKIMKKGSETALYEKKQTAMRMAPNSLINYPVSMNGEAMVPGQYVADILVTSDERNQKWHWKQEFEITSKEADEFNNRDVGLVQEKGFNWKLILLIVGILLLIIIIIVLLVRRKNKKDEEKSKKKKGKSKNKNRKKNR from the coding sequence ATGAGGGGAAAATTACGAGTATGTTACAGGTCACTGTTGTTAATTGGAATAATGTTACTTAGCTTATCTATGACAAGCTTTGCGGCAGATGATCAAGAGGCAACCACTGGATTTAATTACAAAGTCAATTATCCGGATAGCCAAGAAGATAAAAGTTTAGGTTATTTTAAATTAATGCTTAAACCAGGACAAAAACAAGATGTATCCATCACTTTTAATAATCCGGGTAAAGAAAAAATTGTGGTTTCGGCTGATATAAACAGTGCAAAAACAAACCAAAATGGCGTGATTGAATACGGAAAATCGACTTTAGAAAAAGATAAATCGTTAAAATATGATTTGAAAGATGTGATGAAAGGTCCAGATAAAGTTGAATTAGCAGCAGGCGAAACCAAAGACGTGTCTTATACCATTACCATGCCAAAAGAAGCCTATGAAGGGGTTATTGCTGGTGGGATTGAGTTGCAAAAAGAGAATCAAAAAGGGACAGCCTCTGAACAAGGTGGGACCAGAATTATCAATAAGTATGCCTATGTTATCGGGGTTGTTTTACAAGAAGACACAAAAGATGTGCCACCTGAATTAAAATTAAACAAAGTAGCAGCTGGTCAAAGTAATTATCGAAATGCTATTTTTGTTAATTTTTCAAATATTATGCCGTCATATGTCAATGATATGACAACCGAAGTTAAAATTATGAAAAAAGGCAGCGAAACAGCTCTTTATGAAAAAAAACAAACAGCTATGCGCATGGCTCCTAATTCATTGATTAATTACCCAGTTAGTATGAATGGTGAAGCAATGGTGCCAGGTCAATATGTTGCGGATATTTTAGTTACATCTGATGAACGAAACCAAAAATGGCATTGGAAACAGGAATTTGAAATAACCAGTAAAGAAGCAGATGAATTTAATAATCGAGATGTGGGATTGGTACAGGAAAAGGGCTTTAATTGGAAGTTAATTCTTTTAATTGTTGGAATCTTATTGTTGATTATTATTATCATTGTTTTATTGGTTCGTCGTAAAAATAAAAAAGACGAAGAAAAATCAAAAAAGAAAAAAGGTAAAAGTAAAAATAAAAATCGTAAGAAAAATAGATGA
- a CDS encoding WxL domain-containing protein: MKISGMTSLFGGMITCTALMFLVAGSNSVLAQNDELGNKGSLKVETTDKTEPLDPENPSNPVDPDTDYSTTGDLRIDFVSPINFGANKITETNRKYAALAQQYVGDTPARANYIQVTNQQDTEVGWSLQIRQDHQFTSVTKDPRLADELKGAVLSLDKGWANSLSESRPPTVTRETIAINEMGVSYEVASAKPKEARGTWFISFGASEQNHNNQTATLSPAVDDKKNQLVDEKNKKPIIKNSAVTLTVPDSVTIQPVSYETELTWVLGKLP; encoded by the coding sequence ATGAAAATTAGTGGAATGACATCACTTTTTGGAGGAATGATTACTTGTACAGCATTAATGTTTTTAGTTGCTGGTAGTAATAGCGTACTGGCTCAGAATGATGAATTAGGAAATAAAGGAAGTCTCAAAGTGGAGACAACAGATAAAACTGAGCCACTCGACCCTGAAAATCCTAGCAACCCAGTTGACCCAGATACAGATTATTCAACAACTGGAGATTTGAGAATTGATTTTGTTTCACCAATCAATTTTGGTGCAAATAAAATCACTGAAACAAATAGAAAATATGCTGCATTAGCACAACAATATGTTGGTGATACACCTGCTAGAGCTAATTATATTCAGGTTACAAATCAACAAGACACAGAAGTAGGTTGGTCGCTTCAAATTAGACAAGACCACCAATTTACTAGTGTCACAAAAGATCCACGCTTGGCTGATGAGTTAAAAGGAGCCGTTCTTTCTTTGGACAAAGGATGGGCAAACTCTTTAAGTGAGAGTCGCCCCCCAACTGTGACAAGAGAGACCATCGCGATCAATGAGATGGGCGTTTCTTATGAAGTCGCATCAGCCAAGCCTAAAGAAGCACGCGGAACATGGTTTATATCATTTGGTGCTTCTGAGCAAAATCACAACAATCAGACAGCTACTCTGTCACCTGCTGTTGATGACAAAAAAAATCAATTGGTAGATGAAAAAAACAAAAAGCCAATTATTAAAAATTCAGCAGTGACATTGACAGTTCCTGATTCTGTGACGATTCAACCTGTTTCTTATGAAACAGAATTAACATGGGTGTTAGGTAAATTGCCTTAA
- a CDS encoding pectate lyase-like adhesive domain-containing protein — protein sequence MKKKYLIYFFTFLSVLLLVFLSNMVYAAEKTNSTTLTTSSSIEETDSGETTDTTDFSKMNKLRAVSTKKAFGNLPNLKQFSLDSQNTGIVAYNFGKSPDDIKALNGDINAAKSMILYESGATATGLLGDVSDNIVVGDLGDLLSTTSTDLAEHKVTLTVPSEYSGIGKDLTTTVVIYTGKVAKVSTWSQLDAALMSNDTTIIDVQNNMTNTSTVRADRSLNDRRKDYVLLGNGYSLDFIGYSYKWGTNTSIVHKPIVDNVDLYGGHYFGPVTMWDRNAYGSSITYRNVNYTGSQITASFQAVIKFEGKNNIRSKDSSYISYDGKNRSMADTRQSGLESHTLSFSDNTDTLIETEQGDAVILGSWYSNWDTVSTIQPSLTVGKNANVVLRTLGNDGETNSWQTSGGSIPSVISIQRNGRIDIGEGAKLTAETADGTTRVPVRLGYNNSVPSSWITSINLADKSQFNVNIGGPIANNSSRAAFMLQDNSQINVGENASMIVNAKNMTTGSPVISMGTSSLINVEKSGALSINKTGGRGRILNLSSQSNFKVSDEGSATFVSDGETTSTDQMIYGGNGSTFLIDERGIFTSRINNGTGTRNMLQFASGANFSFANVRRVDLDARGNTNASLISMDSGKFNASIQEVSAWTKADASKSDPTYNWRPMYGMVIPYRNTTTGSITANSLTNSVSNDFKSKYKTENFSRVVFDYIPDVQVSFDAISDNKNLTSGQKFTGTVNNNAYVAFYKVVDENDSSKDSYITTPSYNSPDENDKIHKFHVKADSSGKYEFTLPDSVTLQAGEKVKAYAYLDGKDDDTINTVQDKTAPTADSIQYYASLNSATPSPQVLVKNVADTNPNNKNYTYSFNQETPQSTIDGYMTQLGDHTVKVDVADEAGNTTTITSTLTITKSSTQLTGDNLSITYKELRNMSEDQLKQYILTHANLDSFKVENGVKTDLTKFITVSDLGGLLDLSTIKTTPYTVNLKVSAQDAGMSSDITASIEVSITEIDSVLTIHFVNEANKVLDTYTTTINAKVGDTVDLTKDSGVVKQIDTLESDGYFLVSRPDKESNFNVTDTAMTINYGVKGTVGFESVPTELDFGTVKYTALINRVEKPEYDKNLVVRDTRADAKNGWSISAAVTTPLQTTDGKQLTDVLRYVSNGKELVLSDASQLIYSDTSGKAGSFDISNSWGDTKQSDGIKLQLSDSGDIYTGSYIGEITWKIMEGQP from the coding sequence GTGAAAAAAAAATATTTGATTTATTTTTTTACTTTTCTAAGTGTTTTATTGTTAGTTTTTTTATCTAATATGGTCTATGCTGCAGAAAAAACGAACTCTACGACTTTAACCACATCATCAAGTATAGAGGAAACTGATAGTGGTGAGACAACAGATACAACTGATTTTAGTAAGATGAATAAATTACGTGCTGTGAGTACCAAAAAAGCGTTTGGTAATTTGCCCAATTTAAAGCAGTTTAGTCTGGATAGTCAAAACACAGGGATTGTTGCTTACAATTTTGGGAAAAGTCCAGATGACATTAAAGCATTAAATGGTGATATTAATGCGGCCAAATCAATGATTTTATATGAGAGTGGTGCGACTGCAACTGGTTTATTAGGAGATGTATCAGATAACATTGTAGTAGGCGATTTAGGTGATTTATTATCGACCACTTCAACTGATTTAGCTGAACACAAAGTAACCTTGACTGTTCCCTCAGAATATTCTGGTATAGGAAAGGACTTAACAACTACTGTTGTTATTTATACTGGTAAAGTAGCAAAAGTTAGTACATGGTCACAATTAGATGCAGCATTAATGTCTAATGATACAACCATTATCGATGTACAAAATAATATGACCAATACGAGTACTGTTAGAGCAGATCGCTCTTTAAATGATCGCAGAAAAGATTATGTGTTATTAGGAAATGGGTATTCTTTAGATTTTATAGGTTATTCTTATAAATGGGGAACTAATACATCCATTGTACATAAACCTATTGTGGATAATGTTGATTTATACGGTGGACATTATTTTGGTCCTGTGACCATGTGGGATAGAAATGCGTATGGATCAAGTATTACGTATCGTAATGTTAATTACACTGGTTCACAGATAACTGCCTCTTTTCAAGCTGTTATAAAATTTGAAGGGAAAAATAATATCCGCTCTAAAGACTCTTCTTATATATCATACGATGGAAAAAACCGCTCTATGGCGGATACTCGTCAATCTGGATTAGAGTCTCATACCTTATCTTTCTCAGATAACACAGATACTTTGATCGAAACAGAGCAAGGAGATGCCGTTATTTTAGGGAGTTGGTACTCTAATTGGGATACTGTTTCAACTATTCAGCCTTCCTTAACTGTTGGAAAAAATGCGAATGTTGTTCTTAGGACATTAGGAAATGATGGCGAAACAAATAGTTGGCAAACATCTGGTGGAAGTATTCCATCTGTTATTAGTATTCAACGGAATGGACGGATTGATATTGGTGAAGGGGCTAAGTTAACTGCTGAAACAGCTGATGGAACCACACGTGTACCAGTTAGATTAGGATACAACAACAGTGTTCCAAGTTCATGGATTACTAGTATTAATCTAGCAGATAAAAGTCAATTTAATGTTAATATTGGAGGCCCAATAGCAAATAATAGTAGTCGTGCTGCATTCATGCTTCAGGATAATTCTCAAATTAATGTTGGAGAAAATGCCTCTATGATAGTTAATGCTAAAAATATGACCACTGGTTCGCCAGTCATTTCGATGGGGACAAGTTCTCTAATTAATGTTGAAAAAAGTGGCGCATTGTCTATTAACAAGACTGGAGGTAGAGGTCGTATTTTAAATTTGTCTTCACAATCTAACTTTAAAGTGTCAGATGAAGGAAGCGCAACGTTTGTATCGGACGGTGAAACAACGTCTACAGATCAAATGATTTATGGTGGTAATGGCTCAACTTTTTTAATTGATGAACGTGGTATTTTCACTTCACGAATTAATAATGGAACAGGTACTCGGAATATGCTTCAATTTGCTAGTGGGGCTAATTTTTCATTTGCTAATGTTCGTCGTGTTGATTTAGATGCTAGAGGAAATACAAATGCGTCACTCATCAGTATGGATTCAGGTAAGTTTAATGCTAGTATTCAAGAAGTGTCTGCATGGACAAAAGCTGATGCATCAAAGAGTGATCCAACATATAATTGGCGTCCAATGTATGGTATGGTCATTCCTTATCGTAATACAACCACTGGAAGTATTACAGCTAACAGTTTAACAAATAGTGTGAGTAATGATTTTAAGTCTAAATATAAAACAGAGAATTTTTCACGTGTTGTCTTTGATTATATACCAGATGTTCAAGTAAGTTTTGATGCAATTAGTGATAATAAAAACTTAACAAGTGGACAAAAATTTACTGGGACAGTAAATAATAATGCGTATGTGGCGTTTTATAAGGTCGTAGATGAAAATGATTCAAGTAAAGATAGTTATATTACGACACCATCTTATAATTCACCGGATGAAAATGATAAAATTCATAAATTCCATGTAAAAGCAGATAGCTCTGGTAAATATGAATTTACTCTGCCAGATAGTGTGACACTTCAAGCAGGAGAAAAGGTAAAAGCATATGCTTATCTAGATGGTAAAGATGATGATACAATCAATACTGTACAAGATAAAACAGCTCCAACGGCTGATAGTATACAATACTATGCCTCACTTAATTCAGCTACACCATCACCACAAGTGTTGGTCAAAAATGTTGCTGATACCAATCCAAACAATAAAAATTATACTTATTCATTTAATCAGGAGACACCACAAAGTACAATAGATGGTTATATGACTCAACTAGGTGATCATACAGTTAAAGTTGATGTTGCTGATGAGGCAGGAAATACAACGACTATTACCTCTACTTTAACAATTACGAAATCTAGTACTCAGTTGACAGGAGATAACCTTTCTATCACTTATAAAGAGTTAAGAAATATGTCTGAAGATCAGTTAAAACAATATATTTTAACCCATGCTAATTTAGACTCATTTAAAGTAGAAAATGGTGTTAAAACGGATTTAACAAAATTTATTACTGTTTCTGATTTAGGAGGATTACTCGACTTAAGTACTATTAAGACGACTCCTTACACTGTAAATCTAAAAGTTTCAGCGCAAGATGCTGGTATGTCTAGTGATATTACCGCGAGTATAGAAGTAAGTATTACAGAAATTGATTCTGTTTTGACTATTCATTTTGTTAATGAAGCAAATAAGGTATTAGATACCTACACGACAACTATTAACGCAAAAGTTGGCGACACTGTAGATTTGACAAAAGATAGCGGAGTAGTAAAACAGATAGATACACTCGAGTCAGATGGTTATTTCTTAGTTAGTCGTCCTGATAAGGAAAGTAATTTTAATGTAACAGATACTGCCATGACGATTAATTACGGAGTGAAGGGAACTGTAGGATTTGAATCTGTTCCGACTGAATTAGATTTCGGTACGGTAAAATACACCGCTCTTATTAATCGGGTTGAAAAACCTGAATATGATAAAAATTTAGTTGTAAGAGATACAAGAGCAGATGCTAAAAATGGGTGGAGTATTTCAGCCGCTGTTACGACACCTTTACAAACGACAGATGGTAAACAGTTAACAGATGTGCTACGTTATGTTTCTAACGGAAAAGAATTGGTATTATCTGATGCTAGTCAACTAATTTATAGCGATACTAGCGGGAAAGCTGGTTCGTTTGATATCAGTAATAGTTGGGGAGATACCAAACAATCTGATGGTATTAAATTACAATTAAGTGATTCAGGTGATATTTACACTGGAAGCTACATCGGAGAGATTACTTGGAAAATTATGGAAGGTCAACCGTAG
- a CDS encoding LPXTG cell wall anchor domain-containing protein, translating to MTKKKNHFLICLMVVLMSILTSPYVVLGASANGQVVVPSEISFYEDDQGTTKSSSSTPQSSSQPKNSGSTTTKDKGILPQTGEIIKNYGFIGIAILILVVLLFFLRKRRKDDDDEN from the coding sequence ATGACAAAAAAAAAGAATCACTTTTTAATCTGTTTAATGGTTGTGCTAATGAGTATTTTAACAAGTCCCTACGTTGTGTTAGGAGCTTCTGCTAATGGACAAGTCGTCGTACCCAGTGAAATATCCTTTTATGAAGATGATCAAGGAACGACAAAGAGTAGTAGTTCCACACCACAATCGTCTTCCCAACCAAAGAATAGTGGCTCTACTACAACCAAGGATAAAGGTATTTTACCTCAAACTGGTGAAATCATAAAAAATTATGGTTTTATTGGTATAGCAATTCTTATACTGGTTGTGTTATTGTTCTTTTTACGAAAACGTAGAAAGGATGATGACGATGAAAATTAG